In Streptomyces sp. NBC_00569, a single genomic region encodes these proteins:
- the ispG gene encoding flavodoxin-dependent (E)-4-hydroxy-3-methylbut-2-enyl-diphosphate synthase, whose translation MTAISLGMPSVPTKLAERRRSRQIQVGTVAVGGDAPVSVQSMTTTRTSDIGATLQQIAELTASGCQIVRVACPTQDDADALPVIAKKSQIPVIADIHFQPKYVFAAIEAGCAAVRVNPGNIKQFDDKVKEIAQAAKDHGTPIRIGVNAGSLDARLLKKYGKATPEALVESALWEASLFEEHGFRDIKISVKHNDPVVMVNAYRQLAAACDYPLHLGVTEAGPAFQGTIKSAVAFGALLSEGIGDTIRVSLSAPPVEEIKVGNQILESLNLKPRRLEIVSCPSCGRAQVDVYKLAEEVTAGLDGMEVPLRVAVMGCVVNGPGEAREADLGVASGNGKGQIFVKGEVIKTVPESKIVETLIEEAMKIAEQMEKDGVMSGEPEVSVS comes from the coding sequence ATGACTGCGATTTCTCTCGGCATGCCGTCCGTTCCGACCAAGCTCGCCGAGCGCCGCAGGAGCCGGCAGATCCAGGTCGGCACCGTGGCGGTCGGCGGAGACGCACCGGTGTCGGTGCAGTCCATGACGACGACCCGTACCTCCGACATCGGCGCCACGCTCCAGCAGATCGCCGAGCTCACCGCGTCCGGCTGCCAGATCGTGCGTGTGGCGTGCCCCACGCAGGACGACGCCGACGCGCTGCCCGTCATCGCGAAGAAGTCACAGATTCCCGTGATCGCGGACATCCACTTCCAGCCGAAGTACGTCTTCGCCGCCATCGAGGCGGGCTGCGCCGCGGTCCGGGTGAACCCGGGCAACATCAAGCAGTTCGACGACAAGGTCAAGGAGATCGCGCAGGCGGCCAAGGACCACGGCACCCCGATCCGCATCGGCGTGAACGCGGGCTCGCTCGACGCCCGGCTCCTGAAGAAGTACGGCAAGGCCACCCCCGAGGCGCTCGTCGAGTCCGCCCTGTGGGAGGCGTCCCTCTTCGAGGAGCACGGCTTCCGCGACATCAAGATCTCGGTCAAGCACAACGACCCGGTCGTGATGGTGAACGCCTACCGGCAGCTCGCCGCCGCCTGCGACTACCCGCTGCACCTCGGCGTCACCGAGGCGGGCCCGGCCTTCCAGGGCACCATCAAGTCCGCCGTCGCGTTCGGCGCGCTGCTCTCCGAGGGCATCGGCGACACCATCCGCGTCTCCCTGTCGGCCCCGCCGGTCGAGGAGATCAAGGTGGGCAACCAGATCCTGGAGTCGCTCAACCTCAAGCCGCGCCGCCTGGAGATCGTCTCCTGCCCGTCCTGCGGACGCGCCCAGGTCGACGTCTACAAGCTCGCCGAAGAGGTCACCGCGGGCCTCGACGGCATGGAGGTTCCGCTGCGCGTCGCCGTCATGGGCTGCGTCGTGAACGGACCGGGCGAGGCCCGCGAGGCCGACCTCGGCGTCGCCTCCGGCAACGGCAAGGGCCAGATCTTCGTGAAGGGCGAGGTCATCAAGACCGTCCCCGAGTCGAAGATCGTCGAGACTCTCATCGAAGAGGCGATGAAGATCGCCGAGCAGATGGAGAAGGACGGCGTCATGAGTGGGGAGCCCGAGGTCTCCGTCAGCTGA